In Candidatus Micrarchaeota archaeon, the genomic window GATACGTTACACTCGTATGAAGAACTGTATTGGAACAAGTCGGTTGATGTAGACGGTGATCCGATAACCTATTACGTGTACGGACGTAGGACTGATGAAGACGAGTTCGCGTTGTTGACGGTGGTTACACCAAGCGACGGTGTTCGCGATACGTATGAGTACGACTGGAGTATCTCTGAGACCGGGTTGTATCAGTGGTACGTGGTTGCGACCGACGGCGAGGCCGAGACGCAGAGTATAGTGGCTGAGGATATAGACCTTCCAAACCCGCGACATATAGACGAGTTCATCTACATGATAGGTAAAGGTGAACAAACTGATAACGAGACCGGTACCGAAGAACCATCGCGTGAACCCGTCAAACCAATCAAACCCGTCAAACCTAAACCGATATCTATTAAACCAGAACCCATAGGTGTTAAACCAGAACCGGTGCCAGTCAAACCCGTAACCGAGCAACCTGTCTCTGTCCCTTCTAAACCCGTTAGGGTTGAAGTTGATCCTTTGGCACCAGTAGCGAACAAATCAGGATTTATAGTGAAACCAGAACCGGTCTTGCCTTATAAACCTGAACCGGCCAGTTCTACAGTATTGCGTCCTATCAACTCAGTCATGACAGATAAAAGTAAGTAGTGTGCCCCATAATCAATAAATTTTATTTTCTTTTTTCATCTTGATCTTGTTTTACGATTAAAATAAACTCCTCTTCAGACAGAATAGATAACTCTGGATAATATTCTTTTATTTTTGTTCTTTTGTTCAATATATCCTTGTCATTCGTTATAAAGTAATTCATCTTTTCTTTGATTGCTGTTTCTACATGTAGGATATCTCCCATGTTTTCCCTTCCGATGATTGCTTTAAGATTCTTCATGATTTGATCAGTGTCTTTCTCTGCCAATCTTCCAGGTAATCTTGTAGGACCATCTAGAATTAAAAGTCCCACTGTTTTGTCTAGTTTTTTGTTTTTATTCTCTAAGTTACTGACAGTATACAATTTGTACTCTTCAGTTGAAAGTTTTTGAAGTTCTTTGCTAAGTCTTTTCGTATTGACATTCTTGTCTATCAAAACCTTCTTCATATCATCCACCAAAGTTATCTCTTATGAAAATAAATAATTCTTATAGTATTTGAGGTGAGATCGGAATCGCCATATTTTTATACTACTATCAAAATTAACACAATGTATCCGAGCATCCCTACTAACTGATGTGCTGTGACCTTCTGACTGAGATAAGCGAAACTCTGGAGGTCTTCTATTAAGCGTAGAAGTCTCTAAGACTCATTTTATAATTTCTCCTGTCTCCAAGTACCATAGGTAAAGGTCAAGTTCGCCGAGTGATATATGATGTTGCGCAGCAATCTGTTCTAATATGTTTTCTATTTCAAAGTATTTCTTACGGGTCAATGTCCGCGGTCGAACTGCGAGCACGCGGTAGCGTGCGAGCAGGTCAATGATGTGGAAATCTATGATAGCAACATCTAAACATCCGATGTTCCTAAGAAAATGGCTTGCTTCTTTCAAACCTAACCCTTTCACATTTTTGGCCAGCCATTCTCTTTTCTCTTTACAATTCAAATCGGCGTCTCGAACGACACGTAGTATACTATCCAACCTTTCTCTGGCCTTTGCAATGTACCTTGCACGGGTGTTTGGAAACCTATGCCCCAACTCTTTCAATCGTTTCGCGATATCCTCCTCTGATAGATACATGATCTCTTTGTCTAGTGCATTTTGTATCCGTAATCCTCCCTTAGCAGTGTAATTGGCCGTGAGTATACAAAAGACAAGTTCTGAAAATATCTCTGAGTCATCCGATTTTCCCACTCTGACAAATTCCCTTATCCTGTTTTTTATGACTTTAGTAATCTTTGGGTTATTTAACAGGTTTTTGATTTCATGAGACAAGTCGCGAGGTACGTCTTCTTGATTTTGGCTCTGAGAGTTATGAATATGATTTTTATTCATCAACCCTCTCGGTAGTCTAATGCTCTGTCGCACGACAATCACCAACCAGCATTCGTTCCCTCACTATCGATCCCCACTATTGATCTCTTAATATCTGTCTCTCCTAAAGTTTCTAGTCTAACACGGTTCGTTTTTTTCTATTTTATTTTTTCGATGATGGTCGCAGGACATACACGGGTTACCCCTTCCATCCCTTCCAATCGTCTAACAAATCTTGACAGTTCTCTGTAATCTTTTAACCAAACGCGTATCAAAATCATGTGGTCTCCACTCGATGAATAAACTGAAATAACCTTGTCCATCTTTGTCAATCTTTCCAATGTATTCAGATAACTCTCAGGTGTTGTATCAAGCCCTATCAATGCATCCACATTGTAACCAAGGATTTTAGGATCAATTATTACAGTATATCCTATGATGACACCGTCTTCCTCTAACCTATGTATCTTTTTTCGTACCGCTGTTTCTGTCACACCAAACATCTTTGCGAGTTCGACATATTTGATCCTAGAATTTTTCATCAATTCTTTGATAAGTTTTATGTTTGATATTCGAACCATATTGTTTTTAATGTTAACTACATTTATATATCTATCGGAGAACCAAACTGGTTTCGGTAATTCGATCACATGGTTTTTGGGACGGTTTAGATGTAATACAAAAAATAAAACATGGAAATTTGTGGAGGTGAGAGTATGGAAGGGTTTGAAGAATATTATGGAGTACCGATGATCGGTGAAAAGTTTCCTGAGATAGAGGTACAGACTACGCATGGCAAAATTAAACTGCCTGAGCATTTTCAGGGAAAATGGTTTGTGTTGTTCAGTCATCCAGCCGATTTTACACCTGTTTGTACAACCGAGTTTGTAGCATTTCAAAAGAGGTATAATAAATTTAAAGAACTGAACTGTGAACTCATCGGATTGAGCA contains:
- a CDS encoding N-glycosylase/DNA lyase, whose protein sequence is MNKNHIHNSQSQNQEDVPRDLSHEIKNLLNNPKITKVIKNRIREFVRVGKSDDSEIFSELVFCILTANYTAKGGLRIQNALDKEIMYLSEEDIAKRLKELGHRFPNTRARYIAKARERLDSILRVVRDADLNCKEKREWLAKNVKGLGLKEASHFLRNIGCLDVAIIDFHIIDLLARYRVLAVRPRTLTRKKYFEIENILEQIAAQHHISLGELDLYLWYLETGEIIK
- a CDS encoding Lrp/AsnC family transcriptional regulator, which gives rise to MVRISNIKLIKELMKNSRIKYVELAKMFGVTETAVRKKIHRLEEDGVIIGYTVIIDPKILGYNVDALIGLDTTPESYLNTLERLTKMDKVISVYSSSGDHMILIRVWLKDYRELSRFVRRLEGMEGVTRVCPATIIEKIK